The window TGCTCCCGGTGTTCCTCGCCTTCTCCGGGCTGAACACGGACTTCACCACGCTCGGCGTGTCCTTCGTCGCCGGCATCGCCCTGTTCCTCGTCGCCGGCGTGGTGGGCAAGTGGCTGGGCAGCGCCGTGTTCGCCAGGGCCGGCGGCCTCAGCTGGGCCGAGGGCAACGTGATCGGCATCCTCATGAACTGCCGGGGCCTGCTCGTGCTCGTCGTCGCCCTCATCGGCTTCCAGCTCGGAATCATCTCGCCGCAGATGCAGGTCGGCGGCGTGGTCATGGCCCTCGTGACCACGGCGATGACCGGGCCGCTGTTCGACGCGTTCGCCGCCCGCATGCCGAGGGAGGCGCCGAAGCCCCTGGCCGACGTGGCCGGCGCCCCGCCCGACGCCTTCCGGGTCGTCGCCGCGCTCGACAACCTGGACCACGCGCCGGCCGTCGTGCACGCCGCCTACCGGCTGGTCGGCGACCGCCGGCCGGCCGAGGTCGACCTGGTGCGGCCGTTCTCCCTCCGCTCCGACCACGAGATCCTGATCGGGATCAACGACACCGCCCTCGAGATCGAGCGGTCGCTCCGCGCCCTCCGGATGCTGCGCCAGCTGGCCCCGCCGGGCGTCACCGTGGTCCCGTTCTCGTCGGCGACCACCGACCCGGCGTCCGAGCACCTGCGGGTGGCGACCTCACGCGAGGCCGACGTGATCGTCGTCGGCGTGAACGGCCGGGGGAGGGACGTCGTCGGCCGGCTGACCAGGCGGGCCGGCTGCCCGGTGGTCGCCTACCACCTGGGCACCCTCGACGGCGAGGGCGTGGCCGGCGGGCCGGTGACGATCGTGGGGCCGCCGTCGCCGGCCGTCACGGAGGTCGCCGGGCAGCTCGCCCTCGGCACGGGGAGCGTGGTGGAGCAGGTGGGCGACGGCGACACCGCCGCCGTGGTGGAGGCCGGCCGGCGGTCGGCGGCGATCGTGGCCGCCGCTGGCACCCAGGCGCTCGCCGGGCAGGAGGACGACTTCGGCTGCCCCGTCTACGTCGTCCACGAGGCGCTGGCCGGCGCCCGCGCCTGAGGGGGGTCA of the Acidimicrobiales bacterium genome contains:
- a CDS encoding cation:proton antiporter, which gives rise to MGWSGWVVLGQAAPPAGLTADAVLAFVLLDLVIILAAARLVGGLFRRFGQPRVVGEIVAGVLLGPTLLGPKLFTWTSSWQYLQCDASLSAPSTPPAAAESVTWCLFPQQARGVLGILGQLALVFFMFLVGLELDFGLLRGRGRAIGLVSVGAVAVPVGLAFLVGPLLYDAKWVGAPDGTLASQSSFTLFLAAMLAVTAFPVMARILQEKGLTQSAMGSVGVAAAAVVTVLMFLAVAVAAGVASHQGPSSLALKFVVTAIYLAVLFLVVRPALVPLGRRYEERGLSADVFALILVVLLASAYAAHKIGVNVIVGGFLAGAILPARVALFRDMAARLADFTAIFLLPVFLAFSGLNTDFTTLGVSFVAGIALFLVAGVVGKWLGSAVFARAGGLSWAEGNVIGILMNCRGLLVLVVALIGFQLGIISPQMQVGGVVMALVTTAMTGPLFDAFAARMPREAPKPLADVAGAPPDAFRVVAALDNLDHAPAVVHAAYRLVGDRRPAEVDLVRPFSLRSDHEILIGINDTALEIERSLRALRMLRQLAPPGVTVVPFSSATTDPASEHLRVATSREADVIVVGVNGRGRDVVGRLTRRAGCPVVAYHLGTLDGEGVAGGPVTIVGPPSPAVTEVAGQLALGTGSVVEQVGDGDTAAVVEAGRRSAAIVAAAGTQALAGQEDDFGCPVYVVHEALAGARA